A region of Arabidopsis thaliana chromosome 5, partial sequence DNA encodes the following proteins:
- the MIND gene encoding septum site-determining protein (MIND) (MIND; FUNCTIONS IN: calcium-dependent ATPase activity, protein binding, ATPase activity, protein homodimerization activity; INVOLVED IN: chloroplast fission; LOCATED IN: chloroplast; EXPRESSED IN: 22 plant structures; EXPRESSED DURING: 13 growth stages; CONTAINS InterPro DOMAIN/s: Septum site-determining protein MinD (InterPro:IPR010223), Cobyrinic acid a,c-diamide synthase (InterPro:IPR002586); BEST Arabidopsis thaliana protein match is: IND1(iron-sulfur protein required for NADH dehydrogenase)-like (TAIR:AT4G19540.1); Has 1807 Blast hits to 1807 proteins in 277 species: Archae - 0; Bacteria - 0; Metazoa - 736; Fungi - 347; Plants - 385; Viruses - 0; Other Eukaryotes - 339 (source: NCBI BLink).) yields the protein MASLRLFSTNHQSLLLPSSLSQKTLISSPRFVNNPSRRSPIRSVLQFNRKPELAGETPRIVVITSGKGGVGKTTTTANVGLSLARYGFSVVAIDADLGLRNLDLLLGLENRVNYTCVEVINGDCRLDQALVRDKRWSNFELLCISKPRSKLPMGFGGKALEWLVDALKTRPEGSPDFIIIDCPAGIDAGFITAITPANEAVLVTTPDITALRDADRVTGLLECDGIRDIKMIVNRVRTDMIKGEDMMSVLDVQEMLGLSLLGVIPEDSEVIRSTNRGFPLVLNKPPTLAGLAFEQAAWRLVEQDSMKAVMVEEEPKKRGFFSFFGG from the coding sequence ATGGCGTCTCTGAGATTGTTCTCAACGAatcatcaatctcttctcCTTCCATCATCTCTCTCACAAAAGACTCTAATATCTTCACCAAGATTCGTCAATAACCCTAGCAGACGGAGTCCAATACGATCCGTTCTTCAATTTAATCGCAAACCGGAACTCGCCGGAGAAACGCCGCGTATCGTCGTTATCACCTCCGGAAAAGGCGGTGTTGGAAAGACGACAACCACCGCAAATGTCGGTCTCTCTCTCGCTCGTTACGGTTTCTCAGTTGTCGCCATTGACGCCGACCTTGGTCTCCGTAACCTCGATCTCCTCCTAGGGTTAGAGAATCGAGTCAATTACACTTGCGTCGAGGTTATAAACGGAGATTGTCGTCTCGATCAAGCTCTGGTACGTGATAAGCGTTGGTCGAATTTCGAATTGCTATGTATATCTAAACCTAGATCGAAACTTCCGATGGGATTTGGTGGTAAAGCATTGGAATGGCTTGTGGATGCGTTGAAAACTAGACCGGAAGGTTCACCggatttcatcatcatcgattGTCCTGCAGGAATCGATGCCGGATTCATAACCGCCATTACTCCGGCGAATGAAGCAGTTCTGGTAACAACTCCGGATATAACAGCGTTAAGGGATGCTGATAGGGTTACGGGTTTGTTAGAATGCGATGGAATCAGAGATATAAAGATGATTGTGAACAGAGTGAGAACTGATATGATTAAAGGAGAGGATATGATGTCAGTGTTAGATGTGCAGGAGATGTTGGGATTGTCATTGCTTGGTGTAATTCCTGAAGATTCTGAGGTTATTCGAAGCACGAATCGAGGGTTTCCGCTTGTTCTGAATAAGCCTCCTACGCTTGCGGGATTGGCGTTTGAGCAGGCGGCTTGGAGACTCGTTGAGCAAGATAGTATGAAGGCTGTTATGGTGGAGGAAGAACCTAAGAAACGtggcttcttctctttctttggcGGCTAA
- the SLAH3 gene encoding SLAC1 homologue 3 gives MEEKPNYVIQVEEELPTLLRKATTEEMVGFDNYKENGHPFPHSISRFHPSHASTTTLNGQETSRSIDTMEAHHHNYNETTPWTHQRKPSISMPTSPNVLMISDPTTSLSSENHKNSGSTGKSVKFLSQPMTKVSSLYIESGNGDDDRRQSHDNHHHHLHRQHQSGHHQNQNQAANKLKDNRYNSFKTWSGKLERQFTRKPASVEPEAPNRNNQNLNTNEAMPVDRYYDALEGPELETLRPQEEIVLPNDKKWPFLLRYPISTFGMCLGVSSQAIMWKTLATAEPTKFLHVPLWINQGLWFISVALILTIATIYLLKIILFFEAVRREYYHPIRINFFFAPFISLLFLALGVPPSIITDLPHFLWYLLMFPFICLELKIYGQWMSGGQRRLSRVANPTNHLSVVGNFVGALLGASMGLREGPIFFYAVGMAHYLVLFVTLYQRLPTNETLPKDLHPVFFLFVAAPSVASMAWAKVTGSFDYGSKVCYFIAIFLYFSLAVRINFFRGIK, from the exons atggaggagAAACCAAACTATGTGAtacaagtagaagaagagcttCCAACTTTACTGAGAAAAGCCACAACAGAAGAAATGGTTGGCTTTGACAATTACAAAGAGAATGGTCATCCTTTTCCTCACTCAATCAGTCGTTTTCATCCATCGCATGCCTCCACGACTACTTTG AATGGTCAAGAAACATCAAGATCAATAGACACAATGGAAGCTCATCATCATAACTACAATGAGACAACACCATGGACTCATCAAAGAAAACCATCAATTTCAATGCCAACTTCACCAAATGTTCTCATGATCTCCGACCCGACAACATCTTTGTCTTCCGAAAACCACAAGAACAGTGGGTCGACTGGCAAATCCGTCAAGTTTCTCTCTCAGCCGATGACCAAAGTCTCATCTCTCTACATAGAAAGCGgtaatggtgatgatgatcgTCGTCAAAGCCAtgataatcatcatcatcatcttcatcgaCAACATCAGAGTGgtcatcatcaaaatcaaaatcaggcTGCGAACAAGCTTAAAGACAACAGGTACAACTCGTTCAAGACTTGGTCGGGGAAACTTGAGAGACAATTCACAAGAAAACCAGCTTCTGTTGAACCGGAGGCACCAAACCGGaataaccaaaatttgaaTACCAATGAAGCCATGCCTGTGGACCGTTACTATGACGCCTTAGAAGGTCCTGAATTAGAGACCCTACGG CCTCAAGAAGAGATCGTTCTACCAAATGATAAAAAGTGGCCGTTTCTTCTCCGTTACCCCATTTCCACCTTCGGTATGTGCCTAGGAGTGAGCAGCCAAGCCATAATGTGGAAAACCCTAGCCACTGCAGAGCCAACCAAGTTCCTCCACGTACCCCTCTGGATCAACCAGGGTCTATGGTTCATTTCAGTGGCTTTGATCCTCACTATCGCCACCATCTACCTCCTCAAGATCATCCTTTTCTTCGAAGCCGTACGCCGCGAATACTACCATCCAATCAGaatcaacttcttctttgctcctttcatttctttacTCTTCCTTGCCCTCGGTGTCCCACCTTCCATAATTACAGATTTGCCGCATTTCCTTTGGTACCTCCTCATGTTTCCATTCATCTGTCTTGAGCTTAAGATCTACGGTCAGTGGATGTCCGGTGGTCAACGACGGCTCTCCCGGGTCGCCAACCCGACCAACCATCTCTCGGTCGTTGGGAACTTTGTTGGGGCCTTGCTTGGTGCGTCCATGGGGCTTAGAGAAGGCCCTATATTCTTCTATGCTGTTGGGATGGCTCATTACTTGGTTCTGTTCGTGACTCTCTACCAAAGGCTACCGACCAACGAGACTTTGCCTAAAGATCTTCATcctgtcttcttcctcttcgttGCGGCTCCAAGTGTTGCTTCCATGGCTTGGGCTAAGGTCACTGGCTCCTTCGATTATGGCTCCAAAGTTTGTTACTTTATCGCCATTTTCCTCTATTTCTCATTG GCTGTTCGGATCAATTTCTTCAGGGGAATCAAGtaa
- a CDS encoding Protein kinase superfamily protein (Protein kinase superfamily protein; FUNCTIONS IN: protein serine/threonine kinase activity, protein kinase activity, kinase activity, ATP binding; INVOLVED IN: protein amino acid phosphorylation; LOCATED IN: plasma membrane; EXPRESSED IN: 23 plant structures; EXPRESSED DURING: 13 growth stages; CONTAINS InterPro DOMAIN/s: Protein kinase, ATP binding site (InterPro:IPR017441), Protein kinase, catalytic domain (InterPro:IPR000719), Serine-threonine/tyrosine-protein kinase (InterPro:IPR001245), Protein kinase-like domain (InterPro:IPR011009), Serine/threonine-protein kinase, active site (InterPro:IPR008271); BEST Arabidopsis thaliana protein match is: hercules receptor kinase 1 (TAIR:AT3G46290.1); Has 1807 Blast hits to 1807 proteins in 277 species: Archae - 0; Bacteria - 0; Metazoa - 736; Fungi - 347; Plants - 385; Viruses - 0; Other Eukaryotes - 339 (source: NCBI BLink).), with product MAFPINLTQTLLFFFCPLLHLSFAAFTPTDNYLINSGSNTNTSFFTTRSFLSDSSEPGSSFLSTDRSISISDTNPSPDSPVLYNTARVFPVGGSYKFQVTTKGTHFIRLHFAPFKASRFNLRSAKFRVLINGFSVINSFSTSSVVVKEFILKIDDPVLEISFLPFKASGFGFVNAVEVFSAPKDYIMDQGTKLVIPNSAQIFSNLSSQVLETVHRINVGGSKLTPFNDTLWRTWVVDDNYLLLRAAARRAWTTHSPNYQNGGATREIAPDNVYMTAQEMDRDNQELQARFNISWGFQVDEKRVLHLVRLHFCDIVSSSLNQLYFNVFINEYLAFKDVDLSTLTFHVLASPLYIDFVAESDRSGMLRISVGPSDLSNPARVNALLNGVEIMRILSPVSSEVVSGKRNVVWIVVGSVLGGFVFLSLFFLSVLCLCRRKNNKTRSSESTGWTPLRRFRGSSNSRTTERTVSSSGYHTLRISFAELQSGTNNFDRSLVIGVGGFGMVFRGSLKDNTKVAVKRGSPGSRQGLPEFLSEITILSKIRHRHLVSLVGYCEEQSEMILVYEYMDKGPLKSHLYGSTNPPLSWKQRLEVCIGAARGLHYLHTGSSQGIIHRDIKSTNILLDNNYVAKVADFGLSRSGPCIDETHVSTGVKGSFGYLDPEYFRRQQLTDKSDVYSFGVVLFEVLCARPAVDPLLVREQVNLAEWAIEWQRKGMLDQIVDPNIADEIKPCSLKKFAETAEKCCADYGVDRPTIGDVLWNLEHVLQLQESGPLNIPEEDYGDVTDPRTARQGLSNGSNIERDYGDGTSGIISSTQVFSQLMTNAGR from the coding sequence ATGGCGTTTCCAATAAATCTAACCCAAacccttctcttcttcttctgccctcttcttcatctctctttcgCTGCTTTCACTCCAACTGATAATTATCTCATCAATTCCGGTTCTAACACCAATACATCTTTCTTCACAACCCGTTCTTTTCTCAGCGACTCTTCAGAACCTGGCTCGAGTTTTCTCTCCACCGATCGATCCATCTCGATTTCTGACACGAACCCATCTCCAGATTCACCCGTTTTGTACAACACAGCTCGTGTTTTCCCCGTCGGAGGATCATACAAATTCCAAGTCACTACCAAAGGCACTCACTTTATCCGTCTCCATTTCGCGCCTTTTAAAGCTTCGAGATTTAACTTAAGGTCTGCTAAATTTCGAGTTTTGATTAATGGGTTCTCTGTGATTAACAGTTTCAGTACTAGCTCCGTCGTTGTTAAAGAATTCATACTCAAAATCGATGACCCTGTTTTAGAGATTTCGTTTTTGCCCTTTAAAGCTTCTGGATTTGGGTTTGTTAATGCGGTTGAAGTGTTTTCAGCACCTAAGGATTATATAATGGATCAAGGAACGAAGCTTGTGATTCCTAACTCTGCTCAAATCTTTAGTAACTTGTCATCTCAAGTTCTTGAGACTGTTCATAGAATCAACGTTGGTGGTTCGAAATTGACGCCGTTTAATGATACGTTGTGGAGGACTTGGGTTGTTGATGACAACTATCTTCTCTTGAGAGCTGCTGCTAGACGTGCTTGGACTACTCATTCTCCGAATTATCAAAACGGTGGTGCCACGAGAGAGATTGCTCCGGATAATGTTTATATGACTGCTCAGGAGATGGATCGAGATAATCAGGAGTTGCAGGCAAGGTTTAACATTAGTTGGGGGTTTCAGGTTGATGAGAAACGAGTTCTTCATTTGGTTCGTTTGCATTTCTGCGATATCGTTAGTTCGTCGCTTAATCAGCTCTATTTCAATGTCTTTATCAATGAGTATCTTGCGTTTAAGGATGTTGATCTCTCCACGCTTACTTTCCATGTGCTTGCGTCTCCGTTGTACATTGATTTTGTTGCGGAGTCTGATCGTTCTGGAATGTTGAGGATTAGTGTTGGACCGTCTGATCTTAGTAATCCGGCGAGAGTTAATGCTCTATTGAATGGAGTTGAGATCATGAGGATTTTGAGCCCTGTGAGTTCTGAAGTGGTATCTGGAAAGAGGAATGTTGTCTGGATCGTGGTTGGCTCGGTTTTGGGAGGTTTTGTGTTCTTGTCGCTGTTCTTCTTGAGCGTTTTGTGCTTGTGCAGGCGCAAGAACAACAAGACGAGGAGTTCAGAGAGCACGGGATGGACACCTTTGAGGAGGTTTAGAGGCAGTTCCAATAGTAGAACAACTGAAAGAACTGTTAGTTCTAGTGGCTACCATACTCTGAGAATCTCGTTCGCGGAGTTACAATCCGGAACCAATAACTTTGATAGAAGTTTAGTTATCGGAGTTGGCGGATTCGGGATGGTTTTTAGAGGGTCTCTTAAAGACAACACCAAAGTAGCTGTGAAGAGAGGCTCTCCTGGTTCAAGACAGGGCTTACCAGAGTTTCTCTCTGAGATAACCATTCTCTCTAAGATCCGTCATCGCCATCTAGTTTCACTTGTTGGGTATTGCGAAGAACAGTCTGAGATGATTCTTGTTTATGAGTACATGGATAAAGGACCACTCAAAAGTCACTTATACGGATCCACCAACCCGCCTTTATCTTGGAAACAACGGCTTGAGGTCTGCATTGGTGCAGCCAGAGGACTTCATTACCTTCACACCGGTTCTTCGCAAGGAATCATCCACCGGGATATCAAATCCACCAATATCTTACTAGATAACAACTATGTAGCCAAAGTTGCAGACTTTGGACTCTCAAGATCCGGTCCTTGTATTGATGAGACACATGTGAGCACCGGTGTAAAAGGAAGCTTTGGATATCTTGATCCTGAATACTTCAGAAGACAACAGCTCACGGATAAGTCCGATGTTTATTCATTTGGTGTTGTTCTTTTTGAAGTTCTTTGCGCTAGACCCGCTGTTGATCCGTTGCTTGTTAGGGAGCAAGTAAATTTAGCAGAATGGGCAATAGAGTGGCAAAGGAAAGGGATGCTTGATCAGATCGTTGATCCGAATATCGCAGATGAAATCAAACCGTGCTCGTTGAAGAAATTCGCTGAAACCGCAGAGAAATGCTGTGCGGATTACGGTGTAGATAGACCGACAATTGGCGATGTTCTATGGAACTTAGAACATGTGCTTCAGCTTCAAGAATCCGGACCATTGAACATTCCTGAAGAAGATTATGGAGATGTTACCGACCCGAGAACGGCTCGGCAAGGTCTGTCTAATGGCTCGAACATAGAGAGAGACTATGGAGATGGAACTTCAGGCATAATCAGTAGCACCCAAGTGTTCTCTCAGCTAATGACCAACGCTGGGAGATAA
- the SLAH3 gene encoding SLAC1 homologue 3 (SLAC1 homologue 3 (SLAH3); FUNCTIONS IN: transporter activity; INVOLVED IN: cellular ion homeostasis; LOCATED IN: integral to membrane, plasma membrane; EXPRESSED IN: 20 plant structures; EXPRESSED DURING: 10 growth stages; CONTAINS InterPro DOMAIN/s: C4-dicarboxylate transporter/malic acid transport protein (InterPro:IPR004695); BEST Arabidopsis thaliana protein match is: SLAC1 homologue 2 (TAIR:AT4G27970.1); Has 1807 Blast hits to 1807 proteins in 277 species: Archae - 0; Bacteria - 0; Metazoa - 736; Fungi - 347; Plants - 385; Viruses - 0; Other Eukaryotes - 339 (source: NCBI BLink).) has product MEEKPNYVIQVEEELPTLLRKATTEEMVGFDNYKENGHPFPHSISRFHPSHASTTTLNGQETSRSIDTMEAHHHNYNETTPWTHQRKPSISMPTSPNVLMISDPTTSLSSENHKNSGSTGKSVKFLSQPMTKVSSLYIESGNGDDDRRQSHDNHHHHLHRQHQSGHHQNQNQAANKLKDNRYNSFKTWSGKLERQFTRKPASVEPEAPNRNNQNLNTNEAMPVDRYYDALEGPELETLRPQEEIVLPNDKKWPFLLRYPISTFGMCLGVSSQAIMWKTLATAEPTKFLHVPLWINQGLWFISVALILTIATIYLLKIILFFEAVRREYYHPIRINFFFAPFISLLFLALGVPPSIITDLPHFLWYLLMFPFICLELKIYGQWMSGGQRRLSRVANPTNHLSVVGNFVGALLGASMGLREGPIFFYAVGMAHYLVLFVTLYQRLPTNETLPKDLHPVFFLFVAAPSVASMAWAKVTGSFDYGSKVCYFIAIFLYFSLAVRINFFRGIKFSLSWWAYTFPMTGAAIATIRYATVVKSTMTQIMCVVLCAIATLVVFALLVTTIIHAFVLRDLFPNDLAIAISNRPRPKQNSQHRWLDQLRNVSSENIENYLKFTDSDSSQSNDVEACNGKTQESDSS; this is encoded by the exons atggaggagAAACCAAACTATGTGAtacaagtagaagaagagcttCCAACTTTACTGAGAAAAGCCACAACAGAAGAAATGGTTGGCTTTGACAATTACAAAGAGAATGGTCATCCTTTTCCTCACTCAATCAGTCGTTTTCATCCATCGCATGCCTCCACGACTACTTTG AATGGTCAAGAAACATCAAGATCAATAGACACAATGGAAGCTCATCATCATAACTACAATGAGACAACACCATGGACTCATCAAAGAAAACCATCAATTTCAATGCCAACTTCACCAAATGTTCTCATGATCTCCGACCCGACAACATCTTTGTCTTCCGAAAACCACAAGAACAGTGGGTCGACTGGCAAATCCGTCAAGTTTCTCTCTCAGCCGATGACCAAAGTCTCATCTCTCTACATAGAAAGCGgtaatggtgatgatgatcgTCGTCAAAGCCAtgataatcatcatcatcatcttcatcgaCAACATCAGAGTGgtcatcatcaaaatcaaaatcaggcTGCGAACAAGCTTAAAGACAACAGGTACAACTCGTTCAAGACTTGGTCGGGGAAACTTGAGAGACAATTCACAAGAAAACCAGCTTCTGTTGAACCGGAGGCACCAAACCGGaataaccaaaatttgaaTACCAATGAAGCCATGCCTGTGGACCGTTACTATGACGCCTTAGAAGGTCCTGAATTAGAGACCCTACGG CCTCAAGAAGAGATCGTTCTACCAAATGATAAAAAGTGGCCGTTTCTTCTCCGTTACCCCATTTCCACCTTCGGTATGTGCCTAGGAGTGAGCAGCCAAGCCATAATGTGGAAAACCCTAGCCACTGCAGAGCCAACCAAGTTCCTCCACGTACCCCTCTGGATCAACCAGGGTCTATGGTTCATTTCAGTGGCTTTGATCCTCACTATCGCCACCATCTACCTCCTCAAGATCATCCTTTTCTTCGAAGCCGTACGCCGCGAATACTACCATCCAATCAGaatcaacttcttctttgctcctttcatttctttacTCTTCCTTGCCCTCGGTGTCCCACCTTCCATAATTACAGATTTGCCGCATTTCCTTTGGTACCTCCTCATGTTTCCATTCATCTGTCTTGAGCTTAAGATCTACGGTCAGTGGATGTCCGGTGGTCAACGACGGCTCTCCCGGGTCGCCAACCCGACCAACCATCTCTCGGTCGTTGGGAACTTTGTTGGGGCCTTGCTTGGTGCGTCCATGGGGCTTAGAGAAGGCCCTATATTCTTCTATGCTGTTGGGATGGCTCATTACTTGGTTCTGTTCGTGACTCTCTACCAAAGGCTACCGACCAACGAGACTTTGCCTAAAGATCTTCATcctgtcttcttcctcttcgttGCGGCTCCAAGTGTTGCTTCCATGGCTTGGGCTAAGGTCACTGGCTCCTTCGATTATGGCTCCAAAGTTTGTTACTTTATCGCCATTTTCCTCTATTTCTCATTG GCTGTTCGGATCAATTTCTTCAGGGGAATCAA aTTTTCGCTGTCCTGGTGGGCGTACACCTTTCCGATGACCGGAGCTGCAATTGCTACCATCAGGTACGCAACAGTGGTTAAGAGCACTATGACTCAAATCATGTGTGTGGTCCTATGTGCCATTGCAACGTTAGTCGTGTTCGCACTGCTCGTGACCACCATTATCCACGCCTTTGTCCTCCGAGATCTTTTTCCCAATGACCTCGCCATAGCCATCAGCAACCGTCCGAGACCCAAACAGAATAGCCAACACCGGTGGCTTGACCAACTGAGAAACGTAAGCTCAGAGAACATCGAGAACTACTTGAAATTCACAGACTCCGACAGCAGTCAGAGTAATGATGTAGAAGCTTGCAACGGCAAAACTCAAGAGAGTGATTCATCATAA